The Caenorhabditis elegans chromosome II genome has a segment encoding these proteins:
- the pigw-1 gene encoding Phosphatidylinositol-glycan biosynthesis class W protein (Confirmed by transcript evidence) encodes MSQADVGATTEHSSFVGTLTGCAQRELFLTFLITMLGLFIRNLTLPWIFLGRRYDTGRFTYWLKFVADVIFLCVPSLLAMTVLNEHLILLSTIMIIISAVLLIFVLFEAAEQHHNHHQLSVILRQSWSRFVEEQHKPTQFVTYFRSLTMILVTLAILAVDFPIFPRKYAKTEKFGHSMMDVGVAAFLFQAALGSRMAKSPSSGRQLSHHSPRPWYLSSTFLLFALGAGRAVLLEVIGYPQHVTEYGVHWNFFFTMAAIRILSSSILPRCYPLVLSVIFGICHQTMLKSTGLQAWILDESANRRENLITANAEGLTSLMGYLTIFYASLAIGEFMAKTSIRIKSWIRRCFQLFALSLILFFIQIAAEKCVDPPCRRVVNATYIFSQLTLMTFATGVCLSIQMFNTVAWCSSFPQFSNGEDPYSVVSPCLSDSINRHSLLFFLVSNVLTGLVNLSVDAHRQPPHIAFPILLAYVTVCTGLMHFLEYRKIKFATRPHAE; translated from the exons ATGAGCCAAGCCGATGTCGGAGCAACAACTGAGCACAGTTCATTCGTTGGAACACTGACAGGATGTGCTCAACGGGAGCTCTTTTTGACGTTCCTCATCACAATGTTGGGACTTTTTATACGGAATCTAACGTTGCCGTGGATTTTCTTAGGACGACGATATGATACCGGAAG ATTCACCTACTGGCTAAAATTCGTTGCCGACGTCATATTCCTCTGCGTTCCATCCCTTCTCGCAATGACAGTGCTCAACGAGCACCTCATCCTCCTCTCCACCATAATGATCATCATCTCTGcagttttgctcatttttgtgCTCTTCGAAGCCGCCGAGCAACACCACAACCACCATCAGCTCTCCGTGATTCTTCGACAATCGTGGAGTCGATTCGTCGAAGAACAGCATAAACCCACGCAATTTGTCACCTATTTCCGGTCCCTTACCATGATTTTGGTCACTCTCGCCATTTTGGCTGtggattttccgatttttccgagaaaataCGCAAAAACCGAGAAATTCGGACATTCGATGATGGATGTCGGAGTGGCGGCTTTCCTGTTTCAGGCGGCGCTAGGCAGCCGAATGGCAAAGTCGCCGAGCTCCGGACGACAACTTTCACA ccaTTCCCCCCGCCCGTGGTACCTCAGCTCCACATTTCTTCTATTTGCTCTCGGAGCCGGCCGTGCTGTGCTCCTCGAAGTGATTGGCTATCCGCAACACGTCACCGAATATGGCGTTCATTGGAACTTTTTCTTCACGATGGCCGCTATCAGG atCCTGTCCTCCTCAATTCTGCCACGCTGCTACCCTCTCGTTCTCTCTGTGATCTTTGGAATTTGCCATCAAACAATGCTCAAATCCACGGGGCTCCAGGCATGGATCCTTGACGAGTCGGCGAATCGCCGCGAGAATCTGATCACCGCCAACGCGGAGGGTCTGACGTCACTCATGGGATATTTGACGATATTCTACGCGAGTTTGGCCATCGGAGAGTTTATGGCGAAGACTAG catccGCATCAAATCGTGGATCCGCCGATGCTTCCAGCTCTTCGCACTCTCGCTGAtcctattttttattcaaattgccGCCGAAAAATGCGTTGACCCACCGTGTCGACGTGTGGTTAATGCCACGTATATCTTTTCACAG tTAACCCTCATGACCTTCGCCACCGGAGTCTGCCTATCAATCCAAATGTTCAATACAGTCGCCTGGTGTTCCAGTTTCCCGCAGTTCTCAAATGGCGAAGATCCGTATTCCGTGGTGTCTCCGTGTCTTTCTGATTCTATAAATCGCCACTCACTGCTCTTTTTCCTCGTCTCAAATGTGCTCACAGGCCTTGTCAACCTCTCGGTTGATGCTCATCGCCAGCCTCCGCACATTGCCTTCCCCATTCTCTTGGCATATGTCACTGTGTGCACCGGTCTCATGCACTTTTTAGAATaccggaaaattaaatttgcgaCGAGACCCCACGCCGagtag
- the pigw-1 gene encoding Phosphatidylinositol-glycan biosynthesis class W protein (Confirmed by transcript evidence): protein MAAIRILSSSILPRCYPLVLSVIFGICHQTMLKSTGLQAWILDESANRRENLITANAEGLTSLMGYLTIFYASLAIGEFMAKTSIRIKSWIRRCFQLFALSLILFFIQIAAEKCVDPPCRRVVNATYIFSQLTLMTFATGVCLSIQMFNTVAWCSSFPQFSNGEDPYSVVSPCLSDSINRHSLLFFLVSNVLTGLVNLSVDAHRQPPHIAFPILLAYVTVCTGLMHFLEYRKIKFATRPHAE from the exons ATGGCCGCTATCAGG atCCTGTCCTCCTCAATTCTGCCACGCTGCTACCCTCTCGTTCTCTCTGTGATCTTTGGAATTTGCCATCAAACAATGCTCAAATCCACGGGGCTCCAGGCATGGATCCTTGACGAGTCGGCGAATCGCCGCGAGAATCTGATCACCGCCAACGCGGAGGGTCTGACGTCACTCATGGGATATTTGACGATATTCTACGCGAGTTTGGCCATCGGAGAGTTTATGGCGAAGACTAG catccGCATCAAATCGTGGATCCGCCGATGCTTCCAGCTCTTCGCACTCTCGCTGAtcctattttttattcaaattgccGCCGAAAAATGCGTTGACCCACCGTGTCGACGTGTGGTTAATGCCACGTATATCTTTTCACAG tTAACCCTCATGACCTTCGCCACCGGAGTCTGCCTATCAATCCAAATGTTCAATACAGTCGCCTGGTGTTCCAGTTTCCCGCAGTTCTCAAATGGCGAAGATCCGTATTCCGTGGTGTCTCCGTGTCTTTCTGATTCTATAAATCGCCACTCACTGCTCTTTTTCCTCGTCTCAAATGTGCTCACAGGCCTTGTCAACCTCTCGGTTGATGCTCATCGCCAGCCTCCGCACATTGCCTTCCCCATTCTCTTGGCATATGTCACTGTGTGCACCGGTCTCATGCACTTTTTAGAATaccggaaaattaaatttgcgaCGAGACCCCACGCCGagtag
- the pinn-1 gene encoding Peptidyl-prolyl cis-trans isomerase (Confirmed by transcript evidence): MSDNSLPAGWEKRQSRSNDRVYYFNTATGRSQWERPDESAFGKGSELKSVQCLHLLVKHDGSRNPSSWRSDHITRSKDDAINILKNYEKELKDASNIEGKFRELAKQFSDCSSAKRGGDLGPFERRQMQKPFEDASFALEIGEMSDIVDTSSGVHLIYRIK, translated from the exons ATGTCCGATAATTCGCTGCCAGCCGGATGGGAAAAGCGTCAGAGCCGCTCGAATG atcgCGTCTACTACTTCAACACGGCCACCGGCCGCAGCCAATGGGAGCGCCCAGACGAGTCGGCGTttggaaaa gGAAGCGAGCTAAAATCCGTCCAATGCCTTCATTTGCTCGTAAAACACGATGGAAGCCGTAATCCATCGTCTTGGCGGTCCGATCACATCACAAGATCCAAGGATGACGCGATTAACATCCTCAAAA atTACGAAAAGGAGCTGAAAGATGCGTCGAACATTGAGGGAAAATTCCGTGAACTCGCCAAACAATTCAGCGATTGCAGTTCGGCAAAACGTGGCGGAGATCTTGGG ccattcgAACGTCGTCAAATGCAGAAACCATTCGAAGACGCCTCATTTGCACTGGAAATTGGAGAAATGTCTGATATTGTGGATACTTCATCCGGTGTTCATCTCATCTATCGTATCAAATAA